From a single Methanofollis sp. W23 genomic region:
- the sucD gene encoding succinate--CoA ligase subunit alpha encodes MIYGDKNTGIIVQGATGKQGSFHINLMNEYARSVGGAGVLAGVTPGKGGREVCGVPVYDSVKEALAEHDATASVLFVPAGAAGDSIMEAAHAGIETIVAITEHIPVHDAMKAIGYAETIGCTVIGPNCPGLLSPGELKLGIMPTHLYSRGHVGVISRSGTLTYEVVDELTRAGIGQSTVIGIGGDPIIGQTFADALARFEEDPQTRAVVLIGEVGGNLEEEGVRSTDLPVVAYIAGVTAPPNKRMGHAGAIISGGEGDAKSKIMRLKAMGVDVASRPSEIPGIIKSLL; translated from the coding sequence ATGATCTATGGAGACAAGAACACCGGGATCATCGTGCAGGGCGCCACCGGGAAGCAGGGTTCTTTCCATATCAACCTGATGAACGAGTATGCCAGGTCGGTCGGCGGGGCAGGCGTCCTTGCCGGGGTCACCCCGGGCAAGGGAGGCCGGGAAGTCTGCGGCGTCCCGGTCTACGACAGTGTCAAGGAGGCCCTGGCCGAGCACGACGCTACTGCAAGCGTCCTCTTTGTCCCTGCCGGCGCGGCAGGGGACTCGATCATGGAGGCCGCCCATGCCGGGATCGAGACGATCGTGGCGATCACCGAACATATCCCGGTCCATGACGCCATGAAGGCGATCGGGTATGCGGAGACGATCGGGTGCACGGTCATCGGCCCGAACTGTCCTGGCCTCCTCTCGCCTGGCGAACTCAAACTCGGGATCATGCCGACCCACCTCTACTCTCGCGGGCATGTCGGGGTCATCTCAAGGAGCGGGACGCTCACCTACGAGGTCGTCGACGAACTGACCAGGGCCGGGATCGGCCAGTCCACGGTCATCGGGATCGGGGGCGACCCGATCATCGGCCAGACCTTTGCCGACGCCCTGGCCCGCTTCGAAGAAGACCCCCAGACCAGGGCCGTGGTGCTCATCGGCGAGGTCGGCGGCAACCTGGAGGAAGAAGGGGTTCGGTCGACCGACCTTCCGGTCGTGGCCTATATCGCCGGGGTCACCGCCCCGCCGAACAAGCGGATGGGGCACGCGGGTGCGATCATCTCAGGCGGCGAGGGCGACGCAAAGTCCAAGATCATGCGGTTGAAAGCAAT
- the sucC gene encoding ADP-forming succinate--CoA ligase subunit beta: MKLLEFEAKELFKQHGIQVPKGILISDHEEAVLNLRKVGPEVVVKAQVDVGGRGKAGGVLMANTDTAVLAARELFARKIKGVKVARVLIEEHLEIQHEYYVSITMDRSTKQPVVLFADIGGVDIEETARKNPDAIRKVSFTPLLRNIPRFLLRELIRDAPSEVGETINKLYHVFCDRDALLAEINPLVTTPQGVYAADAKLIVDDNALTRQEIAVNRDLTRREREAERHGFSYVELDGSIGVIGNGAGLTMSTLDLIDHFGGKAANFLDVGGGADKDRVKYAVELVADMPAVKVIIVNLLGGITRCDEVARGIIEAGVDQPVIVRLAGTNEKEGRELLAGHGYKMLGSMDEAVRAAVEVTA, from the coding sequence ATGAAACTGCTTGAATTTGAAGCAAAAGAACTTTTTAAACAACATGGCATTCAAGTGCCAAAGGGCATCCTGATCAGCGACCACGAGGAAGCGGTCCTCAACCTCCGCAAGGTCGGGCCAGAGGTCGTGGTCAAGGCCCAGGTCGACGTAGGCGGACGGGGGAAGGCCGGCGGCGTCCTGATGGCCAACACCGACACTGCGGTCCTGGCCGCCAGAGAACTGTTTGCCAGAAAGATCAAAGGCGTCAAGGTCGCACGCGTCCTCATCGAGGAACACCTGGAGATCCAGCACGAATATTACGTGAGCATCACCATGGACCGCTCGACCAAGCAGCCGGTCGTCCTCTTTGCCGATATCGGCGGGGTCGATATCGAGGAGACCGCGAGGAAGAACCCGGACGCGATCAGGAAGGTCTCGTTCACCCCGCTCCTGCGCAATATCCCGCGGTTCCTGCTGCGCGAACTGATCAGGGACGCACCCTCCGAGGTCGGAGAGACTATCAACAAACTCTATCATGTCTTCTGCGACCGGGACGCTCTCCTTGCCGAGATCAATCCCCTGGTCACCACCCCCCAGGGGGTCTATGCGGCGGACGCCAAACTGATCGTCGACGACAATGCCCTGACCCGCCAGGAGATCGCGGTGAACCGCGACCTCACCAGGCGCGAGCGCGAGGCCGAGAGGCATGGGTTCTCCTATGTCGAACTCGACGGCTCGATCGGGGTCATCGGCAACGGCGCCGGGCTGACCATGTCCACTCTGGACCTCATCGACCACTTCGGCGGGAAAGCGGCGAACTTCCTGGACGTCGGCGGCGGTGCCGATAAAGACCGGGTGAAGTACGCCGTCGAACTCGTGGCGGACATGCCCGCGGTGAAGGTGATCATCGTCAACCTCCTTGGCGGGATCACGCGCTGCGACGAGGTGGCCCGCGGGATCATCGAGGCCGGGGTCGACCAACCGGTGATCGTCCGTCTCGCCGGGACAAACGAGAAAGAAGGGAGAGAACTCCTTGCCGGGCACGGCTACAAGATGCTCGGGAGCATGGACGAGGCCGTCAGGGCCGCGGTGGAGGTGACCGCATGA